In Bifidobacterium sp. ESL0775, the following are encoded in one genomic region:
- the hpt gene encoding hypoxanthine phosphoribosyltransferase has protein sequence MEIADVQDEIDQELVSKTQIEHKIKEVAAQVSKDYQGKDLLLVAVLKGAMNTLVAFSQALSIDVQMDFMSLSSYGEGLESSGTITVRQDLSCDVKGRNVLIVEDIIDSGRTLDWLTHELKKRGAASVEVFALLEKPSRREVEVPLKYKGYEVPDEFVVGFGLDYKEHFRNLDSIAVLKPSVYEGEAA, from the coding sequence ATGGAAATCGCGGATGTACAGGACGAAATTGACCAAGAGTTGGTGTCGAAGACGCAAATCGAACACAAGATAAAAGAAGTGGCGGCGCAGGTAAGCAAGGATTATCAAGGCAAGGACCTCTTGCTGGTCGCCGTGCTCAAAGGGGCCATGAACACCCTGGTGGCGTTCTCGCAGGCCTTGAGCATCGACGTGCAAATGGATTTCATGAGCCTGTCCAGTTACGGCGAAGGCTTGGAAAGCAGCGGGACGATCACGGTGCGCCAAGACCTTTCCTGTGATGTCAAGGGACGTAACGTCCTGATCGTCGAGGACATCATCGATTCCGGGCGCACGTTGGATTGGCTCACCCACGAATTGAAAAAGCGCGGCGCCGCGAGCGTCGAGGTGTTTGCGCTATTGGAGAAACCATCACGTCGTGAGGTCGAGGTGCCACTGAAATATAAGGGTTACGAAGTGCCGGACGAATTCGTGGTAGGGTTCGGGCTTGACTATAAGGAACATTTCCGCAATCTTGATTCCATCGCAGTTTTGAAGCCGTCAGTATATGAAGGAGAAGCGGCATGA
- the tilS gene encoding tRNA lysidine(34) synthetase TilS, producing MAYSASMRKAIGEVRRAFASVGLERQDPRFAQHGKHTPDTDAPTVLVACSGGRDSMALAAVSHIVCATLGIHCGAVIVDHQLQAGSRQVARDAARRCEDLGLDPVTVRAIDVQDLHGGRSTEDVARQARYAAIVETARDDAAAVVLLAHTRDDQAETVAMDLMRSAGIDALAGMPPVFERDGVRFLRPFLELTRKQTTAICGELGITWWDDPTNGDTMPADQPLPESYPLRSRVRHTLMPYLSSFFNGDFPAHLAQSTEVARADRDFLEVSADGLYGKAVCRNGEDTVVDMRVKPLAEAHPAIRRRVIARVLAELGMAFTSSHVRSIEALVTHWHGQGPVSLPSGYSANRQKHVIRVCKNG from the coding sequence ATGGCGTATTCGGCGAGTATGAGGAAGGCGATCGGCGAGGTCCGCCGCGCGTTCGCGTCCGTCGGCCTTGAACGGCAGGATCCACGGTTCGCCCAGCACGGGAAGCACACCCCTGATACCGACGCGCCCACGGTTCTGGTGGCCTGTTCCGGAGGCCGTGATTCGATGGCGCTCGCCGCCGTAAGCCATATCGTCTGCGCGACGCTTGGGATCCATTGCGGGGCGGTCATCGTCGACCACCAACTCCAAGCTGGTTCCAGGCAGGTCGCGCGGGACGCGGCCCGACGTTGCGAGGATCTCGGGCTCGATCCCGTCACCGTACGCGCCATCGATGTCCAAGACCTTCATGGTGGCAGAAGCACCGAGGACGTGGCACGGCAGGCGCGATACGCCGCGATCGTCGAAACCGCCCGCGACGACGCTGCCGCCGTGGTGCTGCTCGCGCACACCCGTGACGACCAGGCGGAGACGGTGGCCATGGACCTGATGCGTTCCGCCGGCATTGATGCGCTTGCCGGCATGCCTCCGGTCTTCGAGCGTGACGGCGTCCGTTTCCTCCGTCCGTTCCTCGAACTCACCCGCAAGCAGACCACCGCCATCTGCGGGGAGCTGGGCATCACATGGTGGGATGACCCCACCAATGGCGACACAATGCCCGCCGACCAGCCATTGCCGGAAAGCTACCCGCTCCGTTCCCGTGTACGCCATACGCTGATGCCTTATCTGTCCTCGTTCTTCAACGGCGATTTCCCGGCACATCTCGCGCAGAGCACGGAGGTCGCCCGCGCCGACAGGGATTTCCTCGAGGTTTCGGCGGACGGCCTCTATGGGAAAGCCGTTTGCCGGAACGGCGAAGACACGGTGGTCGATATGCGTGTCAAACCGCTTGCCGAAGCCCATCCGGCGATCCGCCGCCGTGTCATCGCCCGGGTGCTCGCCGAGCTGGGGATGGCGTTCACTTCCAGCCACGTGCGCTCCATCGAGGCTCTGGTGACGCACTGGCATGGCCAGGGGCCTGTTTCGCTTCCCAGCGGATATTCAGCAAATAGGCAGAAACACGTCATTCGCGTGTGTAAAAATGGGTGA
- the ftsH gene encoding ATP-dependent zinc metalloprotease FtsH produces MSYPQNPQNPMGPMGNPNGPNNNNPFNPFNRGNNPNNGNNPNNGNNNRRNNNRGERNPNEKRPFWQSPILWIVVLVLLVLAGFQLFSSTGTQTIDTKNGMELIQQGEANRIQIVDNKQMVKLKLDSDFTKTDPNTKANHNYGRDVQFYYTLAEGPEVLKAVQKADPKNGWTSDMQSDSIWGYLISTLLPFIILLVLCWWLFSRMSGGMNGMLGMGGKKDNGKLLDGQTPTTKFSDVAGEEAAVAEVEEIKDFLKDPSKYKALGARIPRGVLLYGPPGTGKTLLARAVAGEAGVPFYSMAGSDFVEMFVGLGASRVRDLFDEAKKNAPAIIFIDEIDAVGRKRGSGMSGGHDEREQTLNQLLVEMDGFDNDTNLIIIAATNRPDVLDEALLRPGRFDRQVAVEAPDLEGREEILKVHAKGKPFVPDVDLHTVAVRTPGFTGADLANVLNEAALLCARVGAQLIDNRAIDEAIDRVQSGPKRQSRGMALDEMRNTAYHEGGHALVAAALHNTDPVTKVTILPRGRALGYTAVMPTQDRYSQSRNELLDQMAYAMGGRTAEEIVFHDPTTGASNDIEKATQIARKMVIEFGLSSKLGAVKWGDSEHGEDSANNFIHDYSERTQDVIDEEVHNMLETAHTEAWQIITDNRDVLDELVRQLLVKETLNEKELKVIFANLKMAPERKLWLSDSARPDSDIPPVPIPESLKRSVGMKPEESK; encoded by the coding sequence ATGAGCTATCCTCAGAATCCCCAGAACCCCATGGGGCCGATGGGCAATCCGAACGGGCCCAATAACAACAATCCTTTCAACCCCTTCAACCGGGGCAACAACCCAAATAACGGCAACAATCCCAACAACGGCAACAACAACCGCCGCAACAACAACCGAGGAGAGCGCAACCCCAACGAGAAACGGCCGTTCTGGCAGTCCCCGATACTCTGGATCGTGGTGCTTGTTTTGCTTGTGCTCGCCGGCTTCCAGCTTTTCAGCTCCACCGGCACGCAGACCATCGACACGAAGAACGGCATGGAGCTCATCCAGCAGGGTGAGGCCAACCGCATCCAGATCGTCGACAACAAGCAGATGGTCAAGCTGAAGCTCGACAGCGACTTCACCAAAACCGACCCGAACACGAAGGCCAACCACAATTACGGCCGTGACGTGCAGTTCTACTACACGCTCGCCGAGGGGCCCGAGGTGCTCAAGGCCGTGCAGAAGGCCGATCCCAAGAACGGCTGGACCTCGGACATGCAGTCCGATTCGATATGGGGTTATCTGATATCGACGCTGTTGCCGTTCATCATCCTTCTGGTGCTCTGCTGGTGGCTGTTCAGCCGTATGAGTGGCGGCATGAACGGCATGCTCGGCATGGGCGGCAAGAAGGACAACGGCAAGTTGCTCGACGGGCAGACCCCGACCACCAAGTTCTCCGATGTGGCCGGCGAGGAAGCCGCCGTGGCCGAAGTAGAGGAGATCAAGGACTTCCTGAAGGATCCTTCGAAGTACAAGGCTCTCGGCGCCCGCATCCCGCGCGGCGTACTGCTCTATGGCCCTCCTGGAACCGGTAAGACGCTGCTCGCGCGAGCCGTCGCCGGTGAGGCTGGCGTGCCGTTCTACTCCATGGCTGGTTCCGACTTCGTCGAGATGTTCGTCGGTCTCGGTGCCTCCCGTGTGCGTGACCTCTTCGACGAGGCCAAGAAGAACGCTCCGGCCATCATCTTCATCGACGAGATCGACGCCGTCGGCCGCAAGCGTGGCTCCGGCATGAGCGGCGGGCACGACGAACGCGAGCAGACCTTGAACCAGTTGCTCGTGGAGATGGATGGTTTCGACAACGATACCAACCTCATCATCATCGCCGCCACCAACCGTCCTGACGTGCTCGACGAAGCGCTGCTGCGACCAGGTCGTTTCGACCGTCAGGTGGCCGTTGAGGCCCCGGATCTCGAGGGCCGCGAGGAGATCCTCAAGGTGCACGCCAAGGGCAAGCCGTTCGTTCCCGACGTCGACCTGCACACTGTGGCTGTGCGTACCCCCGGCTTCACCGGTGCGGACTTGGCCAACGTCCTGAACGAGGCCGCATTGCTGTGCGCCCGTGTGGGAGCCCAGCTGATCGACAACCGCGCCATCGACGAGGCCATCGACCGCGTCCAGTCCGGCCCGAAGCGCCAGTCGCGCGGCATGGCCCTCGACGAGATGCGCAACACCGCCTATCACGAGGGTGGCCATGCGCTGGTCGCCGCCGCCCTGCACAACACCGATCCGGTGACCAAGGTGACGATTCTGCCGCGAGGCCGTGCCTTGGGCTATACCGCCGTCATGCCCACGCAGGACCGTTACTCCCAGTCCCGCAACGAGCTTTTGGATCAGATGGCCTACGCCATGGGCGGGCGCACCGCCGAGGAGATCGTCTTCCACGATCCGACCACCGGTGCCTCCAACGACATCGAGAAGGCGACGCAGATCGCCCGTAAGATGGTCATCGAATTCGGTCTTTCCTCCAAGCTCGGTGCCGTCAAATGGGGCGATTCCGAGCACGGCGAGGATTCCGCCAACAACTTCATCCATGATTACTCCGAGCGTACGCAGGACGTCATCGATGAAGAAGTGCACAATATGCTTGAGACCGCGCATACCGAGGCCTGGCAAATCATCACCGATAACCGCGACGTGCTCGATGAGTTGGTGCGCCAGCTGCTCGTCAAGGAGACTTTGAACGAGAAGGAGCTGAAGGTCATCTTCGCCAACTTGAAGATGGCTCCGGAACGCAAGCTCTGGCTTTCCGATTCGGCTCGCCCGGATTCCGACATCCCGCCGGTGCCGATTCCCGAATCGCTCAAGCGTTCGGTCGGCATGAAGCCCGAAGAGTCCAAGTGA
- a CDS encoding D-alanyl-D-alanine carboxypeptidase — protein MDTEAQQHSGHGMHARKADHTTRDRAWRIAVAAVLTVLLSAFYFVADRYGWVPGPLTIVPIGKTSTMLSGSVQSAKTIAGPADLGKPIDKNAANALIDAFAATPGVGGDFSVAIADANGQFVASRNPDTPREPASTMKTLTALAVSSTLDMGSTFHTSTMLEPVSGGKAGEATLTLNSDGDMLLGAGQSDPHHINGRAGLATLADQTVAKLRKRDISRIHLQYDDTLFGAVRSPANIASHNPGNSNYTSIASMAVDGGRQWKGEPHDIDEYTAYPEMSTTPAHDAAAVFSSLLSQRGIAVDGEAAAGQATGKATRVATVGSATLAEVMAFTLRHSDNTLIEEFGRLTALKTGAANSPEGATKAVKDQLGKMGVETANLNMADCSGLSEGSALEVKTLIGVQTHNLKAGPGAAAGEGLSVPGFVGTAKRRLEDPGANGLLRVKTGSLDAVTSMAGNVSRKNGGVLTFAVVVNRPQDYFAARKAIDVFMSALVGL, from the coding sequence GTGGACACAGAGGCGCAACAACATTCCGGGCACGGCATGCACGCGCGGAAGGCTGACCATACCACGCGCGACCGCGCGTGGCGCATCGCCGTCGCCGCCGTATTGACCGTGCTGCTCAGCGCGTTCTATTTCGTCGCCGACCGTTACGGGTGGGTCCCGGGCCCGTTGACAATCGTTCCCATCGGCAAGACGTCGACCATGCTTTCCGGTTCCGTGCAGTCCGCCAAAACGATCGCCGGGCCTGCGGACCTCGGCAAGCCGATCGACAAGAACGCCGCGAACGCGCTGATTGACGCCTTCGCCGCCACGCCGGGGGTCGGAGGCGATTTCTCGGTGGCGATAGCGGACGCCAATGGCCAGTTCGTGGCTTCGCGCAACCCCGACACGCCCCGCGAACCCGCTTCGACCATGAAGACGCTGACCGCCTTGGCCGTCTCCTCGACGCTGGACATGGGCTCGACCTTCCATACCAGCACCATGCTGGAACCCGTCAGCGGCGGCAAGGCCGGCGAGGCGACCTTGACGCTGAATTCGGACGGGGACATGCTGCTCGGAGCCGGGCAGAGCGACCCGCATCACATCAATGGCAGGGCCGGCCTCGCCACACTCGCCGACCAGACCGTCGCGAAATTGAGGAAACGCGATATCAGCCGGATCCACCTGCAATACGATGACACGCTGTTTGGAGCCGTGCGCTCTCCCGCCAACATCGCCTCCCATAACCCGGGCAACAGCAATTACACTTCCATCGCCTCTATGGCCGTCGACGGGGGACGGCAGTGGAAAGGCGAGCCGCACGACATCGACGAATACACCGCCTACCCCGAGATGTCCACGACTCCGGCGCACGATGCCGCCGCGGTGTTCTCCTCCCTGCTTTCGCAGCGTGGCATCGCCGTGGATGGCGAGGCCGCTGCCGGCCAGGCCACGGGCAAGGCTACCCGCGTCGCGACGGTGGGCTCGGCGACGCTTGCGGAGGTGATGGCCTTCACCCTGCGCCATTCCGACAACACGCTGATCGAGGAATTCGGCAGGCTCACCGCTTTGAAGACCGGAGCCGCCAACAGCCCCGAAGGGGCCACCAAAGCCGTCAAGGACCAGCTTGGCAAAATGGGCGTCGAAACGGCGAACCTCAACATGGCCGATTGCTCCGGGCTCTCCGAGGGGTCGGCGCTTGAGGTCAAGACGTTGATCGGGGTGCAGACCCATAACCTCAAGGCCGGCCCCGGCGCGGCGGCGGGCGAGGGGCTGTCCGTCCCCGGTTTCGTCGGCACGGCCAAGAGACGTCTTGAGGATCCGGGCGCGAATGGGCTTCTGCGCGTCAAAACGGGTTCGCTTGATGCCGTCACGTCGATGGCGGGCAATGTCTCACGTAAGAACGGCGGCGTGCTCACTTTCGCGGTGGTGGTGAATAGGCCGCAGGACTATTTCGCCGCCAGGAAGGCGATCGACGTCTTCATGTCGGCGCTCGTGGGGCTCTGA